The following proteins are encoded in a genomic region of Herminiimonas arsenicoxydans:
- the dnaE gene encoding DNA polymerase III, alpha subunit (Evidence 2a : Function of homologous gene experimentally demonstrated in an other organism; PubMedId : 1575709, 8375647; Product type e : enzyme) has product MISPQFIHLRLHSEYSIVDGLVRIDDVIAAAAADAQPSLAITDLANLFGMVKFYKEARSKGIKPIVGCDVWISNDNDRDKPSRLLLLVKNKTGYLQLCELLSKAWLTNLHRGRAEIRPEWLEQLAAEGKPNGLIVLSGAHFGDIGMAIDNGNLAAAERHAKRWADMFPGHFYIEVQRAEQPNMDAHVRQASVLAAKLNLPLVATHPVQFLDQNEFTAHEARTCISEGEILANPRRIKRFNERQRFTTQAEMAELFADMPNALQNSVEIAKRCNLMLELGKPKLPNFPTPDGSSIDEFLVKEAQRGLEGRLQHLYPDPEQREKNRERYQARLKFETDTIIHMGFPGYFLIVADFIKWAKNNGVPVGPGRGSGAGSLVAYSLLITDLDPLQYNLLFERFLNPERVSMPDFDIDFCQEGRDRVIQYVKDQYGKDAVSQIATFGTMAAKGAVRDVGRVLDFGYNFCDGISKLIPFKPGKLVTIADAIKEEPLLAERLENEEEVKQLLELAQKVEGIARNIGMHAGGVLIAPGKLTDFCPLYTQGGDSGVVSQYDKDDVEAVGLVKFDFLGLTTLTILDRAVRYIKDLDPAMADFSLEKLPLNDRPSYDLLTKAKTVAVFQLESRGMQGMLKDARPDRFEDIIALVALYRPGPMDLIPDFCRRKHGERFEYPDPRTEAILSETYGIMVYQEQVMQMAQVIGGYSLGGADLLRRAMGKKKAEEMAQHRELFRAGAAKNDLSAEKADEIFDLMEKFAGYGFNKSHAAAYALLSYHTAYLKAHHPAAFMAANLSLAMDDTDKIKILVEDTLDVCGLTLLPPDINQSDYRFTPVGVPGKKATQIRYGLGAVKGSGKGAIDAIVNARQGKPFVDLFDFCKRVDKRQINRRTIDSLIRAGAFDCFNIDRAVLLASVGFAMECAEQAEASANQVSLFGGDDSDMETPPEYVKASPWSDKQKLTEEKAALGFYLSGHLFDAYAEEVRRFARTKLSNLEPSREPRTIAGVISGVRTQMTQRGRMIIVTLDDGSATVDVTVYNEVFDANRNLFKEDEFLAVSGKISEDRFSGGLRITAEKVMDIAAVRIQYAKCIYLSLQASADVNTLMATLQAAARADGSPVVIQYQNQKGVSELRFAEQWRINPDDNTKQKLIDLYSEKNVQIAYD; this is encoded by the coding sequence ATGATTTCTCCGCAATTTATACACCTACGCCTGCATTCCGAATATTCGATCGTCGATGGCCTGGTCCGCATCGACGACGTGATCGCCGCCGCTGCTGCCGATGCGCAGCCTTCGCTCGCGATCACCGATCTGGCCAATCTGTTCGGGATGGTCAAATTTTATAAAGAAGCCCGTTCCAAAGGCATCAAGCCTATCGTCGGTTGCGACGTCTGGATCAGTAACGACAACGACAGGGACAAGCCGTCGCGCCTGCTGCTGCTGGTCAAGAACAAGACCGGTTATCTGCAATTGTGCGAACTGTTGTCGAAAGCGTGGCTGACCAACCTGCATCGCGGTCGTGCCGAAATCCGTCCCGAATGGCTGGAGCAGCTTGCCGCAGAAGGTAAGCCGAATGGCTTGATCGTATTGTCCGGTGCGCATTTCGGCGATATCGGCATGGCGATTGATAACGGCAATCTTGCCGCTGCCGAACGTCATGCCAAACGCTGGGCAGATATGTTTCCCGGTCATTTTTATATAGAAGTGCAGCGCGCCGAGCAGCCGAATATGGATGCGCATGTGCGCCAGGCTTCGGTGCTGGCAGCCAAATTGAATCTGCCTTTGGTGGCGACGCATCCGGTACAGTTTCTGGATCAGAATGAATTCACCGCGCATGAAGCGCGCACCTGTATTTCTGAAGGTGAGATACTCGCGAATCCACGTCGCATCAAGCGTTTCAATGAACGTCAGCGTTTTACGACGCAGGCTGAAATGGCGGAATTGTTCGCCGATATGCCGAACGCCTTGCAGAACTCGGTGGAAATCGCCAAGCGCTGCAATCTGATGCTGGAATTGGGCAAGCCGAAGCTGCCTAACTTCCCGACGCCGGACGGTTCATCCATCGATGAATTTCTGGTCAAGGAAGCGCAGCGCGGTCTGGAAGGGCGCCTGCAGCATTTGTATCCTGATCCTGAACAACGCGAAAAAAATCGCGAGCGCTATCAGGCACGGCTGAAATTCGAGACCGACACCATCATCCACATGGGTTTCCCCGGTTACTTCCTGATCGTGGCGGACTTTATCAAGTGGGCGAAAAATAACGGTGTGCCGGTCGGGCCGGGTCGCGGTTCCGGTGCCGGTTCGCTGGTCGCGTATTCGCTGCTGATTACCGATCTCGATCCGCTGCAATACAACCTGCTGTTCGAGCGCTTCCTGAATCCTGAGCGGGTTTCGATGCCCGATTTCGATATCGACTTTTGCCAGGAAGGGCGCGACCGCGTCATTCAATACGTGAAGGATCAGTACGGCAAGGATGCGGTGTCGCAGATCGCCACCTTCGGTACGATGGCCGCCAAGGGTGCGGTGCGCGACGTTGGCCGCGTGCTGGATTTTGGCTACAACTTTTGCGATGGCATTTCCAAACTGATTCCGTTCAAACCGGGCAAGCTGGTCACTATTGCGGACGCCATCAAGGAAGAGCCGCTGCTGGCCGAGCGCCTGGAAAATGAAGAAGAAGTAAAACAGTTGCTGGAGCTGGCGCAAAAAGTTGAAGGCATCGCCCGCAACATCGGCATGCATGCCGGCGGTGTGTTGATCGCGCCGGGCAAGCTGACCGATTTCTGCCCGCTTTATACGCAAGGCGGCGACTCCGGCGTGGTATCGCAATACGATAAAGACGACGTTGAAGCCGTGGGTCTGGTGAAGTTCGACTTTTTGGGTTTGACTACGCTGACGATCCTCGATCGCGCCGTGCGCTACATCAAGGATCTTGATCCGGCGATGGCGGATTTCTCCCTGGAGAAATTACCGCTCAATGACAGGCCTTCATATGATTTGCTGACCAAGGCGAAAACCGTCGCCGTGTTTCAGCTGGAAAGCCGCGGCATGCAAGGCATGCTGAAGGATGCGCGTCCCGATCGTTTTGAAGACATTATCGCGCTGGTCGCCCTGTACCGACCGGGGCCTATGGATCTGATTCCGGATTTTTGCCGCCGCAAGCACGGTGAACGTTTCGAATATCCGGATCCGCGTACTGAAGCCATTTTGTCTGAAACCTACGGCATCATGGTGTATCAGGAACAGGTGATGCAGATGGCGCAGGTCATCGGCGGTTACTCGCTGGGCGGTGCGGATTTGCTGCGCCGTGCGATGGGTAAAAAGAAAGCGGAAGAAATGGCGCAGCATCGCGAGCTGTTCCGCGCCGGTGCCGCGAAGAACGATCTGTCGGCTGAAAAAGCCGACGAGATTTTCGATTTGATGGAAAAGTTTGCCGGTTACGGTTTCAATAAATCGCACGCCGCTGCTTATGCCTTGCTGTCGTATCACACCGCTTATCTGAAAGCGCATCACCCGGCTGCCTTCATGGCCGCCAACTTGTCGCTGGCGATGGACGATACCGACAAGATCAAGATTCTGGTCGAAGATACGCTGGATGTATGCGGCCTGACCTTGCTGCCGCCGGATATCAATCAATCCGATTACCGTTTTACGCCAGTCGGTGTGCCGGGCAAGAAAGCGACGCAGATCCGTTACGGCCTGGGCGCAGTCAAAGGCTCAGGCAAAGGTGCAATCGATGCAATCGTGAATGCACGCCAGGGGAAACCCTTTGTCGATCTGTTCGACTTTTGCAAACGCGTCGACAAACGACAGATCAATCGCCGCACCATCGATTCGCTGATTCGTGCCGGTGCTTTCGATTGCTTCAATATCGATCGTGCGGTTCTGCTGGCATCAGTCGGTTTCGCGATGGAGTGTGCGGAGCAAGCTGAAGCATCTGCAAATCAGGTCAGCCTGTTCGGCGGCGACGACAGCGATATGGAAACGCCGCCCGAATACGTCAAGGCATCGCCGTGGAGCGATAAACAAAAGCTCACGGAAGAGAAAGCTGCATTGGGTTTCTATCTGTCCGGCCATTTGTTCGATGCCTATGCAGAGGAAGTGCGCCGTTTTGCACGCACCAAACTGAGTAACCTGGAACCATCGCGCGAACCAAGAACTATCGCTGGCGTGATTTCCGGTGTACGTACGCAAATGACGCAACGCGGCCGCATGATCATCGTGACACTGGACGACGGTAGCGCGACAGTCGATGTGACCGTGTACAACGAAGTGTTCGACGCCAATCGCAATCTGTTCAAGGAGGATGAATTCCTCGCGGTATCCGGAAAAATATCGGAAGACCGTTTTTCCGGCGGCTTGCGGATTACGGCCGAGAAGGTGATGGATATCGCAGCGGTACGGATTCAGTACGCCAAGTGCATCTATTTATCGCTGCAGGCATCGGCCGACGTCAATACGCTGATGGCGACTCTGCAGGCAGCTGCACGCGCAGACGGCAGTCCCGTTGTGATTCAGTACCAGAATCAGAAAGGCGTATCGGAACTGCGTTTTGCCGAGCAATGGCGCATCAATCCGGATGACAACACAAAACAAAAACTAATCGATTTATATTCGGAAAAAAATGTACAGATCGCTTATGACTGA
- a CDS encoding Conserved hypothetical protein, putative O-antigen polymerase (Evidence 4 : Homologs of previously reported genes of unknown function), protein MTDRMDFYNSHETKPQIILSFLPFTLFFPIGVGYAGMLLFFVALLLNGDYRGKWQTVKNSPMFWPTLGLLLVTCGAGLFLTRPDGFWKAFMHYQNYLVLLLFISVGGGRWQQRALYVFFAGAVYAATLFYLNYFQLLPDWAIFQNYIQYAGNKSILIGILLGIAGGWMLNEIFSRRDGKLLMIAAFLYISFALFVFAKTRTGSIIFILGCAIVMLRYLTLSRRSLLIALVLALAMGGAWQNAHDFRERLTGTVQDVKAFMQGGQVSAEGIRLEMYRITGDIIMERPLGGHGIGTWVINYEERAKGLPSETMATPHNDYLLYAAEIGILGVLALLWIWVTQLVVAVRVGGDAGVRLFTIGVAIMFGGMVNAIMRDALFGIAFMLLLSIPLAGISRSRYSQKHY, encoded by the coding sequence ATGACTGATCGCATGGATTTTTATAATTCGCACGAAACAAAACCGCAAATCATTCTTTCCTTCCTGCCATTCACCCTGTTTTTTCCTATCGGTGTCGGCTATGCGGGCATGTTGCTGTTCTTTGTGGCGCTACTGCTAAATGGCGATTATCGCGGTAAATGGCAGACTGTTAAAAACAGCCCGATGTTTTGGCCGACGCTGGGTTTACTACTGGTAACCTGCGGAGCAGGACTGTTTTTAACGCGTCCGGACGGATTCTGGAAAGCGTTTATGCACTATCAGAATTATCTGGTGCTGCTGCTTTTCATTAGCGTGGGCGGTGGTCGCTGGCAGCAACGTGCTTTATATGTATTCTTTGCGGGTGCTGTGTATGCGGCGACTTTGTTCTATCTGAATTATTTTCAGTTATTGCCGGATTGGGCGATTTTCCAGAATTATATTCAATACGCTGGCAATAAATCTATTCTGATCGGCATCCTGCTGGGTATAGCCGGGGGCTGGATGCTGAATGAAATTTTCTCGCGACGCGATGGCAAGTTGTTGATGATCGCCGCTTTCCTGTATATCTCGTTTGCCTTATTTGTGTTTGCCAAAACGCGTACCGGCAGCATTATTTTCATTCTCGGTTGCGCAATCGTGATGTTGCGTTATTTGACACTGTCTCGTCGCAGCCTGTTAATAGCACTGGTGTTGGCACTGGCCATGGGTGGCGCATGGCAGAATGCGCACGATTTTCGGGAGCGTTTGACCGGCACGGTGCAAGACGTGAAGGCATTCATGCAAGGCGGGCAGGTAAGTGCAGAAGGTATACGGCTTGAGATGTATCGGATTACCGGCGACATCATCATGGAGCGACCGCTAGGTGGACACGGCATAGGTACCTGGGTCATCAATTATGAAGAGCGCGCCAAGGGTTTGCCGAGTGAGACAATGGCAACGCCACACAATGATTATCTGTTATATGCCGCAGAAATCGGCATCTTGGGCGTCCTGGCATTATTGTGGATATGGGTGACACAACTGGTGGTGGCAGTACGCGTAGGCGGCGATGCCGGCGTGCGCTTGTTTACGATAGGTGTGGCCATCATGTTTGGCGGAATGGTCAATGCGATCATGCGCGACGCCCTATTTGGCATTGCCTTCATGCTATTGCTCTCTATACCCTTGGCCGGCATCAGTCGTTCCCGCTATAGCCAGAAACATTATTAA
- the msbA gene encoding Lipid A export ATP-binding/permease protein MsbA (Evidence 2b : Function of strongly homologous gene; PubMedId : 15661733; Product type t : transporter), with protein sequence MTISPHLKRLYGMLGPYKKRLAVAFIGMIMTALTEPMFPAVMRLLLDKGFGGKPTFSLWLVPLAIIGIFVLRGISTFTTTYTMTWVSSRLLSTLRKKMFERILDVPLGFYGTHSVGRVINSMMFEVQQIIEMITKVYTSIIRDSLTVIVLLAFLFWLNWRLTLVALVLLPLIAIVVRFTGKRVRRLTREYQAVNAEMTQVIEESTRANQVIKIFGGHQYENDRFEVRADKLRSYTMRMASTLAATTPVTQIMASCAVAIVIVIALIQSEQNQTTVGGFVSFITAMLMLLAPLKNIAEVNGPLQKGLTAAEAVFGLIDAKPERTSGKTLEARAAGKLDFINLGFSYPGHQSMALEDINLSVLPGETIAFVGMSGGGKSTLVNLVPGFYPATVGEIRLDDVPIEEIALTSLRRQIAMVSQHVVLFDDTIAANIAYGDETPDRARILAAATAAHLDDVIAGLPQGLETMIGDNGSRLSGGQRQRLAIARAIYKDAPILILDEATSALDSESERAVQAALDALMKGRTTLVIAHRLSTIERADRIAVLAEGRIVELGSHQELLEKNAVYANLYHLQFAKEEPDAV encoded by the coding sequence ATGACAATTTCTCCGCATTTGAAACGTCTGTACGGCATGCTGGGGCCTTACAAAAAACGTCTGGCAGTGGCATTTATAGGCATGATCATGACGGCGCTGACCGAACCGATGTTCCCTGCCGTGATGCGTCTGCTGCTGGACAAGGGATTCGGCGGCAAGCCGACTTTTTCGCTCTGGCTGGTGCCGCTGGCCATCATCGGTATTTTTGTCTTGCGCGGGATTTCGACTTTTACAACGACGTATACGATGACCTGGGTGTCGTCGCGTTTGTTGAGTACGCTGCGCAAGAAAATGTTCGAACGCATACTCGATGTGCCGCTGGGTTTTTACGGCACGCATTCGGTAGGGCGCGTGATCAATTCCATGATGTTTGAAGTGCAGCAAATCATTGAAATGATCACCAAGGTTTACACGTCCATCATTCGCGATTCGCTGACGGTGATTGTGCTGCTGGCATTCCTGTTCTGGCTGAACTGGCGCCTGACTCTGGTAGCGCTGGTATTGCTGCCATTGATTGCAATCGTTGTGCGCTTTACAGGCAAGCGTGTACGCAGGTTGACGCGCGAGTATCAGGCCGTCAATGCCGAGATGACGCAGGTGATTGAAGAGTCCACGCGCGCCAATCAGGTCATCAAGATTTTTGGCGGTCACCAGTACGAAAACGACCGCTTCGAAGTCCGTGCCGATAAATTACGCAGCTATACGATGCGCATGGCGAGTACGCTGGCGGCGACTACGCCGGTCACGCAAATCATGGCATCGTGTGCGGTAGCGATCGTGATCGTGATTGCGCTGATACAGTCTGAACAAAATCAGACTACGGTAGGCGGTTTTGTTTCCTTCATTACGGCGATGCTGATGCTGCTGGCGCCATTGAAAAATATCGCTGAAGTAAACGGCCCCTTGCAAAAGGGTCTGACTGCAGCGGAAGCGGTATTCGGTTTGATCGATGCCAAACCGGAACGCACCTCGGGTAAAACCCTGGAGGCGCGCGCTGCCGGCAAGCTCGATTTCATCAATCTCGGTTTTTCCTATCCCGGACATCAGTCGATGGCGCTGGAAGACATCAACTTGAGTGTATTGCCGGGCGAGACAATCGCCTTCGTCGGCATGTCGGGAGGCGGGAAATCGACGCTGGTGAATCTGGTGCCGGGTTTTTATCCCGCTACCGTGGGTGAAATCCGGCTGGATGACGTTCCGATAGAAGAGATTGCCTTGACCAGTCTGCGCAGGCAAATTGCGATGGTCAGCCAGCACGTCGTCTTGTTCGATGACACGATCGCCGCGAATATCGCGTATGGCGATGAGACACCGGATCGTGCGCGTATTCTGGCCGCTGCCACGGCGGCACATCTGGATGATGTGATTGCCGGCTTGCCGCAGGGCCTGGAAACCATGATAGGTGACAATGGTTCGCGCCTGTCCGGCGGCCAGCGCCAGCGTCTGGCGATTGCGCGCGCGATCTACAAGGATGCGCCTATCCTGATTCTGGATGAAGCGACATCGGCGCTGGATTCTGAATCAGAGCGTGCGGTACAGGCAGCACTGGATGCGTTGATGAAAGGACGCACGACCCTTGTGATTGCGCATCGTTTATCGACCATAGAACGCGCAGACCGGATTGCAGTGTTGGCCGAAGGCCGTATTGTGGAACTGGGATCGCATCAGGAACTGCTGGAGAAAAATGCTGTCTATGCCAACCTCTATCATTTGCAGTTTGCAAAAGAAGAGCCGGACGCAGTCTGA
- a CDS encoding putative glycosyl transferase (Evidence 3 : Function proposed based on presence of conserved amino acid motif, structural feature or limited homology; Product type pe : putative enzyme), protein MSISAADVTVVVVTYNSAHCMAGLASALSVLPHLTIVDNASDDDTIAQVAIHMPNAKIIRNERNLGFGAANNRALLQAQTAYALLLNPDCLPAPNFLRDLLAVADQYQDAAIIAPHLIRRGGEVEVSYRWPVTHWTSAGPAADAPCCVGFVCGAVMLLNMPVMREIGFFDETFFLYYEDEDLCQRVFMQKKQIIVAPQVSVTHLSRGSVKGPSPWRAEFGRGYHHAQSKLIFTRKHFGVEHVAALRWKTMGLALLNLLPRLLLPFPRYLARLLGRICGLFQYKP, encoded by the coding sequence ATGAGTATCTCGGCTGCCGATGTCACTGTCGTTGTCGTCACCTACAACAGCGCCCATTGTATGGCTGGTCTGGCCAGCGCCTTGTCGGTGCTGCCGCATCTGACCATCGTCGATAACGCCAGCGACGATGACACGATCGCGCAAGTCGCCATTCATATGCCGAATGCCAAAATCATCCGTAACGAGCGCAATCTCGGTTTCGGCGCGGCCAACAATCGCGCCTTGCTACAGGCGCAAACTGCCTATGCACTGTTGCTCAATCCGGATTGCCTGCCTGCGCCAAATTTTTTACGCGATCTATTGGCAGTTGCAGATCAATACCAGGACGCCGCCATCATTGCGCCACATTTGATCCGTCGCGGCGGAGAAGTGGAAGTCAGTTATCGCTGGCCGGTAACGCACTGGACTTCGGCCGGACCGGCAGCAGATGCACCATGTTGCGTCGGATTCGTCTGCGGTGCAGTGATGTTGCTGAATATGCCGGTCATGCGCGAAATCGGCTTCTTCGATGAAACCTTTTTCCTGTATTACGAAGACGAGGATTTATGTCAGCGCGTCTTCATGCAGAAAAAGCAAATCATCGTTGCACCGCAGGTCAGCGTCACGCATCTGTCACGCGGTTCGGTCAAAGGGCCCAGTCCGTGGCGCGCCGAGTTCGGCCGCGGCTATCATCATGCACAATCAAAACTGATTTTTACGCGTAAGCATTTCGGTGTCGAACATGTTGCCGCACTGCGCTGGAAAACCATGGGATTGGCGCTGCTCAATTTATTGCCGCGCCTGCTGCTGCCGTTTCCACGTTATCTGGCGCGCCTGCTCGGCCGGATCTGCGGCCTGTTCCAGTACAAACCCTGA
- a CDS encoding putative S-adenosyl-L-methionine-dependent methyltransferase (Evidence 3 : Function proposed based on presence of conserved amino acid motif, structural feature or limited homology; Product type pe : putative enzyme): protein MPLKHLDLGCGTRPKNPFGHPDLHGVDIRADAAALSNATIATANLSVGPIPYTDNYFDSVSAYDFFEHIPRVAVDHTSQTSRFPFIELMNEIWRVLKPDGVLYAVTPAFPHEKALRDPTHVNIITTKTHRYFTAPEVMARMYGFAGEFRLIRQCWVHPRGAYEPTNPGFAHRLRAIGERISGQQSHLVWEFSATKKAAASK from the coding sequence ATGCCTCTAAAACATCTCGATCTGGGCTGCGGTACCCGCCCGAAGAATCCATTCGGACATCCGGATCTGCATGGCGTCGATATTCGCGCCGATGCGGCCGCTCTATCCAACGCCACCATCGCCACCGCCAATCTCAGCGTCGGCCCGATTCCCTATACGGATAATTACTTCGATTCGGTTTCGGCTTATGACTTCTTTGAGCATATTCCGCGTGTGGCAGTCGACCATACAAGCCAGACCTCGCGCTTTCCATTCATCGAATTGATGAATGAAATCTGGCGCGTGCTGAAACCGGACGGCGTACTGTACGCCGTGACGCCGGCTTTTCCGCATGAAAAAGCGCTGCGCGATCCCACTCACGTCAATATCATCACTACTAAAACGCATCGCTACTTCACCGCGCCCGAAGTGATGGCGCGCATGTACGGCTTTGCCGGCGAATTTCGCCTGATACGTCAATGCTGGGTGCATCCGCGTGGCGCTTACGAGCCGACCAATCCGGGTTTCGCTCATCGCCTGCGTGCGATCGGCGAACGCATCAGCGGTCAGCAATCGCATCTGGTGTGGGAATTTTCTGCGACTAAAAAGGCTGCGGCCAGCAAATGA
- a CDS encoding Conserved hypothetical protein (Evidence 4 : Homologs of previously reported genes of unknown function) encodes MTENVNAVRAAGSDDRVILCMKWGTKYGPEYVNRLYAMVRRNLKGDFRFVCLTDDGAGIRSEVECFPIPDLKLPDGLPERGWKKLTTFESDLYGLQGTALFLDVDVVITDSIDAFFEQPGEFLIIHDWKRPWRVTGNSSVYRFKLGAHADVLEKFRTTGAEARKAFRNEQAFLSDVLHKQGKLTYWPASWCCSYKYHCIPSWPTNYWREPFVPDGTKIVIFHGEVNPPDALEGRRNRALRFVRKAPWIADYWKE; translated from the coding sequence ATGACAGAGAATGTGAATGCAGTGCGTGCCGCCGGAAGCGATGATCGCGTCATCCTGTGCATGAAATGGGGCACCAAGTACGGCCCGGAATATGTGAATCGCCTGTATGCGATGGTGCGGCGGAATTTGAAAGGGGATTTCCGCTTTGTCTGCCTGACCGATGACGGCGCTGGCATTCGTTCGGAAGTGGAGTGTTTTCCGATTCCCGATCTGAAACTGCCGGATGGCTTGCCCGAACGGGGCTGGAAAAAGCTCACGACTTTCGAGTCTGATCTGTATGGCTTGCAAGGTACGGCGCTGTTTCTCGATGTGGATGTGGTGATTACCGACAGCATCGATGCTTTCTTTGAGCAGCCGGGTGAATTCCTGATCATTCACGACTGGAAGCGCCCTTGGCGTGTGACGGGCAACTCGTCTGTCTATCGTTTCAAGCTGGGTGCGCATGCGGATGTGCTGGAAAAATTTCGTACTACCGGTGCGGAAGCGCGCAAGGCCTTCCGCAATGAGCAGGCATTTTTATCCGATGTATTGCACAAACAAGGCAAGCTCACTTACTGGCCTGCATCCTGGTGCTGCAGCTATAAATATCACTGCATCCCATCATGGCCGACCAATTACTGGCGCGAACCGTTTGTGCCGGATGGCACCAAGATCGTGATTTTCCACGGTGAAGTGAATCCGCCGGATGCGCTGGAAGGGCGACGCAATCGCGCCTTGCGTTTTGTACGCAAGGCGCCGTGGATTGCCGATTACTGGAAGGAGTAA
- a CDS encoding putative activation secretion protein (part 1) (Evidence 3 : Function proposed based on presence of conserved amino acid motif, structural feature or limited homology; Product type pr : putative regulator) translates to MQKQAGTNPFFRKSFVPSIALVISGLFFSPSVCAQSFAADELLRQQERERQLRLQQEQTPDVRLQEPVTPATTLLPKNESPCFRIDRIVLVGEAADRFQFAVQSVMEGEDSPLGRCLGANGINLLLTRAQNAIVARGFVTTRVLVSPQDIKTGDLTLTVIPGRVRDIRFAPDADPRGTKWNAIPIQSGDILNLRDIEQGLENFKRVPTAAADIKIEAAEGEGAQPGQSDLVIAYQQSFPFRASVSLDDSGSKATGKYQGALTLSYDNWWTLNDLFYISVNHDLGGGDPGARGTRGGTLHYSIPFGYWALSTTATSNRYFQSIAGLNQNYVYSGTSSSNDLKLSRVVYRDAQRKTTVALRAYLKESDNFIDDTEVQTQRRRTAGWELSIGHREFMGANTLDVNLAYRHGT, encoded by the coding sequence ATGCAAAAGCAAGCAGGCACAAATCCTTTTTTCCGCAAGTCGTTTGTTCCCTCCATTGCTTTGGTGATCAGTGGGCTCTTCTTTTCACCTTCGGTATGTGCGCAAAGTTTCGCTGCCGATGAGCTGTTAAGACAGCAGGAACGTGAACGACAATTACGTTTGCAGCAGGAACAAACGCCGGATGTTCGTTTGCAGGAACCCGTTACGCCGGCCACAACTCTCCTACCAAAAAACGAGTCGCCATGCTTTCGCATTGATCGTATCGTCTTGGTCGGCGAGGCGGCGGATCGTTTTCAGTTCGCCGTGCAAAGTGTGATGGAAGGGGAGGATTCCCCCCTCGGCAGATGCCTGGGTGCCAACGGCATCAACCTGCTGCTGACGCGCGCGCAGAACGCCATCGTTGCCAGGGGATTCGTAACGACGCGTGTACTGGTTTCCCCACAAGACATCAAGACTGGCGACCTAACGCTGACTGTCATTCCCGGACGCGTGCGTGATATTCGTTTTGCACCAGATGCCGACCCACGCGGCACCAAGTGGAATGCCATTCCGATTCAATCCGGTGATATTTTGAATCTGCGCGACATTGAACAAGGCTTGGAGAACTTCAAACGCGTTCCTACCGCTGCTGCCGATATCAAGATAGAAGCAGCGGAAGGCGAAGGCGCACAGCCGGGACAAAGTGATCTTGTCATTGCCTATCAACAAAGCTTTCCATTCCGGGCATCTGTCTCCCTGGATGATTCAGGTTCCAAAGCGACGGGTAAATACCAGGGGGCCTTGACACTGTCTTATGACAACTGGTGGACGTTAAATGATTTGTTCTATATCAGTGTCAACCATGATCTGGGCGGAGGTGATCCCGGCGCACGAGGAACACGCGGCGGAACGCTTCACTATTCGATACCGTTCGGGTATTGGGCGCTGAGTACAACGGCCACGAGTAACCGATATTTCCAAAGTATTGCCGGCTTGAACCAGAACTACGTCTATTCCGGCACGAGTAGCAGCAATGATCTCAAACTTTCGCGCGTCGTTTACCGGGATGCGCAACGTAAAACGACCGTGGCTTTGCGCGCCTATCTCAAAGAGTCCGATAACTTCATTGATGACACGGAAGTACAAACACAACGCAGACGAACGGCCGGATGGGAACTCAGTATTGGGCACCGCGAGTTCATGGGAGCCAATACGCTGGATGTGAATCTTGCCTACCGCCATGGAACATGA